Proteins encoded by one window of Arachis ipaensis cultivar K30076 chromosome B04, Araip1.1, whole genome shotgun sequence:
- the LOC107639511 gene encoding LRR receptor-like serine/threonine-protein kinase FLS2 isoform X1: MNPNSILIQHMKAKMRSSVSGFAMALILMGVMYCEGCWNIEREALLALNAQFHMPLSWVDGTDCCQWERVDCNSTTRRVTKLDLSVVAFKYWHPNYTHFLVFEDLKSLKLGSNGITYCLQNEGMRLNNLEVLDLGDNSLNTSTAILSCVDGFSSLKSLSLASNWFEATSSTSLHAAFQTLSSNLLGLEVLDVSGNNLSNDVLSALGGFKLLKNLSLSATGLISDSTLYIQGLFSKLINLEVLDMSWNNFSGKNDIAASLSGLSSLKSLDLRVNQMTLLSILSISKLSSLEILSLSGNSFSDNHLWYLEKEGFEWPINLQFLVLGSCGLSNNFISLLSGLQHLKSLDLSSNQLAGSLNITGVLGSSNLKILDLSNNNINSLVHQGSRILNLEVLSLDSNKIYGSMLRKSLTAFESVRELSLTNNQFKEIVVAADFRDLSNLERLFLNDSTLVNEFFKSIGVLTSIRVLSITGCGIKGTLPDAGFFELRRMEELDLSYNEMQGPLPPSFANMSSLRRLDLSYNHFTGNFGSNLASLTSLEYLNFERNQFEFPISFTPFANYSNLKFIYGDGNKAILDSHTTLNSFLPKFQLQVLSLSSKTEAKSLPFPNFLLYQYNLTYLDLSGTRLGGEFPNWLLENNTKLTDLLLGSCSFTGSFKLPSSPLVSLRKIDVSDNAIAGQIPSNNISSIFPNLTFLNMSMNDIHGSIPHEFGRMSSLVTLDLSDNYLSGELLKNVSAASSMLSLLKLSNNHLGGAVFPTLSRLRQMVNLYLDGNSFTGSISFNISISLEVMDISNNHFVGELPSRGIAKLLSLKALSMSNNHLEGSIPPEIAQLISLTYLDLSQNNFTGSVPSFVESPVTLSFIHLSSNKLSELPKRMFKEGSSILMLDLSYNQITKSIGDLIQDLTSSQLSILLLNDNHFGGQIPKQICHLMDLSILDLSHNNFFGSIPSCLGKMPFQNQDPEHLLNILNGIFPSRGVFVLPFVQERANFTTKKRSYIYTGIVLAYMSGIDLSDNRLNGTIPSELGNLTTIRALNLSHNDLRGKIPTTFSSLAQIESLDLSFNNLGGNIPPQLTELSSLAVFSVAHNNLSGSTPEMKGQFSTFDDSSYEGNPFLCGPPLPRSCNPNAKPYEKLPNGTDTDEDNGNWLDMLDFWVSFCIAYTTILLVIVTVLCINPYWRRVWFYYIEFVSINGYYFIEDNFRSLLRAGNM; encoded by the exons ATGAACCCAAACTCCATTCTAATACAACATATGAAAGCAAAAATGAGAAGTAGTGTGAGCGGGTTTGCCATGGCTCTGATTTTGATGGGAGTGATGTACTGTGAAGGTTGCTGGAACATTGAGAGAGAAGCACTGCTTGCTCTCAATGCCCAATTTCACATGCCTTTAAGTTGGGTAGATGGCACAGATTGTTGCCAATGGGAGAGGGTAGATTGCAACTCCACAACACGCCGAGTCACCAAACTTGACCTCTCTGTTGTCGCTTTTAAATATTGGCATCCAAATTACACACATTTTCTAGTATTTGAAGATCTCAAGAGCCTCAAGTTGGGATCTAATGGCATAACTTACTGTCTCCAAAACGAAG GGATGAGATTAAATAATCTGGAGGTTCTTGACTTAGGAGATAACTCATTGAATACTTCCACTGCCATTCTATCATGCGTGGATGGCTTTTCATCTCTCAAGTCTTTATCATTAGCTTCAAACTGGTTCGAGGCAACTTCTTCCACATCATTACATGCAGCTTTTCAAACACTCTCATCGAATTTGCTTGGTCTGGAGGTTCTTGATGTGAGTGGTAATAATTTGAGTAATGACGTGCTTTCAGCTCTGGGTGGATTTAAATTGTTGAAAAACCTGAGTTTGTCTGCTACTGGATTGATCTCAGACTCAACGCTTTATATCCAAG GTTTATTCTCCAAGCTGATCAATCTTGAGGTACTTGACATGAGCTGGAACAACTTCAGTGGGAAGAATGATATTGCAGCCTCTTTGTCTGGACTTTCATCCCTTAAGTCTCTGGATTTAAGAGTCAACCAAATGACTTTGCTGTCGATTCTTA GTATATCCAAATTAAGCTCCTTGGAGATCCTTAGCTTATCAGGAAACTCCTTTAGTGACAACCACCTATGGTATCTAG AAAAAGAAGGATTTGAGTGGCCAATCAATCTACAATTCCTTGTATTAGGTTCTTGTGGTTTAAGTAATAATTTTATTTCCTTATTGAGTGGGCTTCAACATCTCAAATCCCTTGATTTAAGCTCCAACCAATTGGCAGGATCGTTGAATATAACTG GAGTGTTGGGTTCAAGCAATTTGAAGATTTTAGATCTAAGTAATAACAACATCAATAGTCTTGTCCACCAAG GCTCAAGAATTTTAAATTTGGAAGTCCTTTCTTTAGATTCAAATAAGATATATGGAAGCATGTTAAGGAAGTCACTCACCGCTTTCGAGTCTGTTAGGGAGCTTTCTCTGACCAATAATCAATTCAAAGAAATAGTTGTTGCTGCAG ATTTTCGTGATTTGAGTAACCTGGAACGCTTGTTTCTGAATGATTCTACCCTAGTAAATGAGTTTTTCAAAAGCATTGGAGTATTGACTTCTATCAGAGTTTTGTCTATAACTGGGTGTGGAATCAAGGGCACCCTCCCTGATGCTG GTTTCTTTGAGCTTAGGAGGATGGAGGAGCTAGATCTGAGTTACAATGAAATGCAGGGGCCACTTCCGCCATCATTTGCGAATATGTCATCTCTCAGGAGGTTGGACCTTTCTTATAATCACTTCACAGGCAATTTTGGTTCAAACCTTGCAAGCCTTACATCACTTGAATATCTTAACTTTGAAAGAAACCAATTTGAATTTCCTATTTCATTCACACCATTTGCCAATTATTCAAATCTCAAGTTCATATATGGGGATGGGAACAAAGCCATTTTAGACTCACACACTACTTTGAATAGTTTCCTTCCAAAATTTCAATTGCAAGTGCTAAGTTTGTCTTCCAAGACTGAAGCCAAATCTCTTCCTTTTCCAAATTTTCTTCTTTACCAATACAACTTAACTTATTTGGATTTGAGTGGTACTAGATTGGGAGGAGAGTTTCCGAATTGGTTGTTGGAAAACAACACAAAACTGACGGACCTTCTTCTTGGAAGTTGTTCCTTCACAGGTAGTTTCAAGCTACCATCCAGTCCTCTTGTTAGCTTGAGAAAAATTGATGTATCTGACAATGCGATAGCAGGACAAATCCCAAGCAACAACATCAGTTCAATCTTTCCGAACTTAACATTTCTAAACATGTCTATGAATGATATTCATGGCTCAATTCCTCATGAATTTGGACGAATGAGCTCGCTGGTTACATTGGATCTCTCTGATAATTACTTGTCTGGAGAATTACTTAAAAATGTATCCGCTGCTAGTTCGATGCTCAGCCTCTTGAAACTTTCGAACAACCACCTTGGTGGAGCCGTGTTCCCAACTTTGTCAAGGCTCAGGCAAATGGTGAATTTGTATTTGGATGGAAATAGCTTTACGGGTAGCATATCTTTTAACATATCAATCTCATTGGAAGTAATGGATATAAGCAACAATCACTTTGTGGGAGAGCTTCCAAGCAGAGGGATAGCAAAACTGTTAAGTTTGAAGGCACTTTCAATGTCCAATAATCATTTAGAAGGATCAATACCACCAGAAATTGCACAACTCATTTCTCTAACATATTTAGATCTCTCACAAAACAACTTCACAGGTTCTGTTCCATCATTTGTTGAATCTCCTGTGACTCTGAGCTTTATTCACTTAAGTAGCAACAAGTTAAGTGAATTGCCAAAACGAATGTTCAAGGAAGGTTCTTCCATATTGATGCTTGACCTTAGTTACAACCAAATAACTAAAAGCATTGGAGATTTGATACAAGACCTTACAAGCTCACAGTTGAGCATTCTTCTTCTTAATGATAACCATTTTGGTGGACAAATACCAAAGCAGATATGCCACTTGATGGATTTAAGCATATTAGACCTTTCTCATAACAACTTTTTTGGTTCAATACCTAGTTGCTTAGGCAAAATGCCTTTTCAGAATCAAGACCCTGAGCACTTGCTGAATATATTGAACGGTATCTTTCCGAGTAGGGGCGTGTTCGTGTTGCCATTTGTGCAAGAGAGAGCAAACTTCACTACCAAGAAACGATCCTACATTTATACGGGAATAGTCCTTGCTTATATGTCTGGAATCGACTTGTCTGATAACAGATTAAACGGGACAATTCCATCTGAGCTAGGGAATTTGACAACAATTAGAGCATTGAATTTGTCCCACAATGACTTGAGAGGGAAAATTCCAACTACATTCTCTAGCTTAGCACAAAttgaaagtttggatctttctttcAATAATTTAGGTGGTAATATCCCTCCTCAACTAACTGAACTAAGCTCCCTTGCTGTGTTCAGTGTAGCACACAACAACTTATCAGGTTCAACACCTGAAATGAAAGGTCAGTTTTCAACATTTGATGATAGCAGCTATGAGGGTAATCCTTTCCTTTGTGGACCTCCACTGCCAAGAAGTTGCAATCCTAATGCAAAACCATATGAAAAGTTACCAAATGGAACTGACACGGATGAGGACAATGGTAATTGGCTGGACATGCTTGATTTCTGGGTGAGTTTTTGTATTGCTTACACAACAATATTGTTGGTAATTGTAACAGTTTTATGCATCAATCCTTATTGGAGGAGAGTATGGTTTTACTACATTGAATTTGTCAGCATCAATGGTTACTACTTCATTGAAGATAATTTTCGAAGCCTTTTGCGTGCTGGAAATATGTAA
- the LOC107639511 gene encoding receptor-like protein 2 isoform X2 gives MNPNSILIQHMKAKMRSSVSGFAMALILMGVMYCEGCWNIEREALLALNAQFHMPLSWVDGTDCCQWERVDCNSTTRRVTKLDLSVVAFKYWHPNYTHFLVFEDLKSLKLGSNGITYCLQNEGMRLNNLEVLDLGDNSLNTSTAILSCVDGFSSLKSLSLASNWFEATSSTSLHAAFQTLSSNLLGLEVLDVSGNNLSNDVLSALGGFKLLKNLSLSATGLISDSTLYIQGLFSKLINLEVLDMSWNNFSGKNDIAASLSGLSSLKSLDLRVNQMTLLSILSISKLSSLEILSLSGNSFSDNHLWYLGVLGSSNLKILDLSNNNINSLVHQGSRILNLEVLSLDSNKIYGSMLRKSLTAFESVRELSLTNNQFKEIVVAADFRDLSNLERLFLNDSTLVNEFFKSIGVLTSIRVLSITGCGIKGTLPDAGFFELRRMEELDLSYNEMQGPLPPSFANMSSLRRLDLSYNHFTGNFGSNLASLTSLEYLNFERNQFEFPISFTPFANYSNLKFIYGDGNKAILDSHTTLNSFLPKFQLQVLSLSSKTEAKSLPFPNFLLYQYNLTYLDLSGTRLGGEFPNWLLENNTKLTDLLLGSCSFTGSFKLPSSPLVSLRKIDVSDNAIAGQIPSNNISSIFPNLTFLNMSMNDIHGSIPHEFGRMSSLVTLDLSDNYLSGELLKNVSAASSMLSLLKLSNNHLGGAVFPTLSRLRQMVNLYLDGNSFTGSISFNISISLEVMDISNNHFVGELPSRGIAKLLSLKALSMSNNHLEGSIPPEIAQLISLTYLDLSQNNFTGSVPSFVESPVTLSFIHLSSNKLSELPKRMFKEGSSILMLDLSYNQITKSIGDLIQDLTSSQLSILLLNDNHFGGQIPKQICHLMDLSILDLSHNNFFGSIPSCLGKMPFQNQDPEHLLNILNGIFPSRGVFVLPFVQERANFTTKKRSYIYTGIVLAYMSGIDLSDNRLNGTIPSELGNLTTIRALNLSHNDLRGKIPTTFSSLAQIESLDLSFNNLGGNIPPQLTELSSLAVFSVAHNNLSGSTPEMKGQFSTFDDSSYEGNPFLCGPPLPRSCNPNAKPYEKLPNGTDTDEDNGNWLDMLDFWVSFCIAYTTILLVIVTVLCINPYWRRVWFYYIEFVSINGYYFIEDNFRSLLRAGNM, from the exons ATGAACCCAAACTCCATTCTAATACAACATATGAAAGCAAAAATGAGAAGTAGTGTGAGCGGGTTTGCCATGGCTCTGATTTTGATGGGAGTGATGTACTGTGAAGGTTGCTGGAACATTGAGAGAGAAGCACTGCTTGCTCTCAATGCCCAATTTCACATGCCTTTAAGTTGGGTAGATGGCACAGATTGTTGCCAATGGGAGAGGGTAGATTGCAACTCCACAACACGCCGAGTCACCAAACTTGACCTCTCTGTTGTCGCTTTTAAATATTGGCATCCAAATTACACACATTTTCTAGTATTTGAAGATCTCAAGAGCCTCAAGTTGGGATCTAATGGCATAACTTACTGTCTCCAAAACGAAG GGATGAGATTAAATAATCTGGAGGTTCTTGACTTAGGAGATAACTCATTGAATACTTCCACTGCCATTCTATCATGCGTGGATGGCTTTTCATCTCTCAAGTCTTTATCATTAGCTTCAAACTGGTTCGAGGCAACTTCTTCCACATCATTACATGCAGCTTTTCAAACACTCTCATCGAATTTGCTTGGTCTGGAGGTTCTTGATGTGAGTGGTAATAATTTGAGTAATGACGTGCTTTCAGCTCTGGGTGGATTTAAATTGTTGAAAAACCTGAGTTTGTCTGCTACTGGATTGATCTCAGACTCAACGCTTTATATCCAAG GTTTATTCTCCAAGCTGATCAATCTTGAGGTACTTGACATGAGCTGGAACAACTTCAGTGGGAAGAATGATATTGCAGCCTCTTTGTCTGGACTTTCATCCCTTAAGTCTCTGGATTTAAGAGTCAACCAAATGACTTTGCTGTCGATTCTTA GTATATCCAAATTAAGCTCCTTGGAGATCCTTAGCTTATCAGGAAACTCCTTTAGTGACAACCACCTATGGTATCTAG GAGTGTTGGGTTCAAGCAATTTGAAGATTTTAGATCTAAGTAATAACAACATCAATAGTCTTGTCCACCAAG GCTCAAGAATTTTAAATTTGGAAGTCCTTTCTTTAGATTCAAATAAGATATATGGAAGCATGTTAAGGAAGTCACTCACCGCTTTCGAGTCTGTTAGGGAGCTTTCTCTGACCAATAATCAATTCAAAGAAATAGTTGTTGCTGCAG ATTTTCGTGATTTGAGTAACCTGGAACGCTTGTTTCTGAATGATTCTACCCTAGTAAATGAGTTTTTCAAAAGCATTGGAGTATTGACTTCTATCAGAGTTTTGTCTATAACTGGGTGTGGAATCAAGGGCACCCTCCCTGATGCTG GTTTCTTTGAGCTTAGGAGGATGGAGGAGCTAGATCTGAGTTACAATGAAATGCAGGGGCCACTTCCGCCATCATTTGCGAATATGTCATCTCTCAGGAGGTTGGACCTTTCTTATAATCACTTCACAGGCAATTTTGGTTCAAACCTTGCAAGCCTTACATCACTTGAATATCTTAACTTTGAAAGAAACCAATTTGAATTTCCTATTTCATTCACACCATTTGCCAATTATTCAAATCTCAAGTTCATATATGGGGATGGGAACAAAGCCATTTTAGACTCACACACTACTTTGAATAGTTTCCTTCCAAAATTTCAATTGCAAGTGCTAAGTTTGTCTTCCAAGACTGAAGCCAAATCTCTTCCTTTTCCAAATTTTCTTCTTTACCAATACAACTTAACTTATTTGGATTTGAGTGGTACTAGATTGGGAGGAGAGTTTCCGAATTGGTTGTTGGAAAACAACACAAAACTGACGGACCTTCTTCTTGGAAGTTGTTCCTTCACAGGTAGTTTCAAGCTACCATCCAGTCCTCTTGTTAGCTTGAGAAAAATTGATGTATCTGACAATGCGATAGCAGGACAAATCCCAAGCAACAACATCAGTTCAATCTTTCCGAACTTAACATTTCTAAACATGTCTATGAATGATATTCATGGCTCAATTCCTCATGAATTTGGACGAATGAGCTCGCTGGTTACATTGGATCTCTCTGATAATTACTTGTCTGGAGAATTACTTAAAAATGTATCCGCTGCTAGTTCGATGCTCAGCCTCTTGAAACTTTCGAACAACCACCTTGGTGGAGCCGTGTTCCCAACTTTGTCAAGGCTCAGGCAAATGGTGAATTTGTATTTGGATGGAAATAGCTTTACGGGTAGCATATCTTTTAACATATCAATCTCATTGGAAGTAATGGATATAAGCAACAATCACTTTGTGGGAGAGCTTCCAAGCAGAGGGATAGCAAAACTGTTAAGTTTGAAGGCACTTTCAATGTCCAATAATCATTTAGAAGGATCAATACCACCAGAAATTGCACAACTCATTTCTCTAACATATTTAGATCTCTCACAAAACAACTTCACAGGTTCTGTTCCATCATTTGTTGAATCTCCTGTGACTCTGAGCTTTATTCACTTAAGTAGCAACAAGTTAAGTGAATTGCCAAAACGAATGTTCAAGGAAGGTTCTTCCATATTGATGCTTGACCTTAGTTACAACCAAATAACTAAAAGCATTGGAGATTTGATACAAGACCTTACAAGCTCACAGTTGAGCATTCTTCTTCTTAATGATAACCATTTTGGTGGACAAATACCAAAGCAGATATGCCACTTGATGGATTTAAGCATATTAGACCTTTCTCATAACAACTTTTTTGGTTCAATACCTAGTTGCTTAGGCAAAATGCCTTTTCAGAATCAAGACCCTGAGCACTTGCTGAATATATTGAACGGTATCTTTCCGAGTAGGGGCGTGTTCGTGTTGCCATTTGTGCAAGAGAGAGCAAACTTCACTACCAAGAAACGATCCTACATTTATACGGGAATAGTCCTTGCTTATATGTCTGGAATCGACTTGTCTGATAACAGATTAAACGGGACAATTCCATCTGAGCTAGGGAATTTGACAACAATTAGAGCATTGAATTTGTCCCACAATGACTTGAGAGGGAAAATTCCAACTACATTCTCTAGCTTAGCACAAAttgaaagtttggatctttctttcAATAATTTAGGTGGTAATATCCCTCCTCAACTAACTGAACTAAGCTCCCTTGCTGTGTTCAGTGTAGCACACAACAACTTATCAGGTTCAACACCTGAAATGAAAGGTCAGTTTTCAACATTTGATGATAGCAGCTATGAGGGTAATCCTTTCCTTTGTGGACCTCCACTGCCAAGAAGTTGCAATCCTAATGCAAAACCATATGAAAAGTTACCAAATGGAACTGACACGGATGAGGACAATGGTAATTGGCTGGACATGCTTGATTTCTGGGTGAGTTTTTGTATTGCTTACACAACAATATTGTTGGTAATTGTAACAGTTTTATGCATCAATCCTTATTGGAGGAGAGTATGGTTTTACTACATTGAATTTGTCAGCATCAATGGTTACTACTTCATTGAAGATAATTTTCGAAGCCTTTTGCGTGCTGGAAATATGTAA
- the LOC107636710 gene encoding uncharacterized protein LOC107636710, protein MSSSSTKAGNEVSLKLLIHKEKNIVLFAEAGKDFVDALFSFLTLPLGAIVRLAGEESNIPAVRVGCLTTLYESVAKLDKECLRNEICKEMLLHPRNMPLELYRRKLKLNVNDSETLKYFTLGVTCSCSSAFEIEKCFCRSSTFFATILTSLGGEFDNGFVKETEFIIRNDLYVMPNAIENTLPLLQNHGVQNINAVLEQTVIVSKNVLLDLLKCSLSSKTPLTDVFLLKKRALPDFHQWYPALPELDIGKLPNDSAMNLDLKVIVSKSSKKIVMVQGEEDFANFILSFLTYPLVGLLNILLPSPSSSCLEQLYKSMHLLLGEGKYFTSRRLQYYLDHPPWTHMVSSKNAIFLPTYSASTFYDSFNYKFNEPEACTYDNINLTYKGFVEGPHKFMVTDDLAVSKMFSSLCLSYFNGADVSAISDLEQRTVRIGLKEGFGILQASLFSESALTNGLRHLLQTTIKQEK, encoded by the exons ATGTCTTCTAGCTCTACTAAAGCAGGGAATGAAGTTAGCTTGAAACTCTTGATACACAAAGAGAAAAACATTGTCCTTTTCGCTGAGGCTGGGAAGGACTTTGTGGACGCTCTCTTTAGTTTCTTAACGTTGCCATTAGGTGCCATTGTAAGACTTGCGGGGGAGGAATCAAATATTCCGGCAGTTAGAGTTGGATGTTTGACCACACTCTACGAAAGTGTTGCAAAGCTCGACAaagagtgtttgaggaacgagatCTGTAAGGAGATGCTACTGCATCCAAGGAACATGCCGCTGGAGCTGTATCGACGGAAGCTGAAACTGAACGTCAACGATTCAGAAACCTTGAAGTACTTCACGTTGGGTGTAACATGTAGTTGTTCGAGTGCTTTCGAGATTGAAAAATGCTTTTGCAGGTCTTCAACTTTCTTCGCGACAATCTTAACAAGTCTTGGTGGGGAATTTGATAATGGATTTGTCAAGGAAACTGAATTCATCATTCGTAATGATCTTTATGTGATGCCTAATGCCATTGAAAATACTCTACCGCTTCTTCAGAATCACGGAGTTCAAAACATCAATGCTGTTTTGGAACAAACTGTGATTGTTAGCAAGAATGTG TTACTGGATCTTCTGAAGTGTTCTCTGTCGTCGAAGACCCCTTTAACGGATGTTTTCTTACTAAAGAAACGGGCCCTTCCTGATTTTCATCAGTGGTACCCGGCCTTGCCCGAGTTAGACATTGGGAAGTTACCTAATGATTCCGCTATGAATTTGGATTTGAAGGTAATAGTAAGTAAATCAAGTAAGAAGATTGTGATGGTTCagggagaggaagattttgcaaACTTTATCTTAAGCTTTCTCACTTACCCTCTAGTAGGGTTGTTGAATATTCTGCTACCATCTCCTTCTTCTAGCTGCTTAGAGCAATTATATAAGAGCATGCATCTTCTTTTGGGAGAAGGCAAGTACTTTACGTCTCGTAGGCTCCAATACTACCTCGATCATCCTCCTTGGACACACATGGTTTCTTCAAAAAATGCTATCTTCCTTCCAACATATTCTGCATCAACGTTTTATGATTCATTCAATTATAAATTTAATGAACCTGAAGCGTGTACTTATGACAATATAAACCTAACATATAAAGGATTTGTGGAAGGTCCTCATAAGTTTATGGTAACTGATGATTTAGCTGTGAGTAAAATGTTCTCTAGTTTgtgtttatcttattttaatggAGCAGATGTTTCTGCGATCTCTGACTTGGAACAAAGGACTGTGCGTATAGGCTTGAAAGAA GGTTTCGGCATACTTCAAGCATCGTTGTTCTCTGAGTCTGCTTTGACAAATGGCCTCCGTCATCTCTTGCAAACTACTATAAAGCAAGAGAAATAA